One Elephas maximus indicus isolate mEleMax1 chromosome X, mEleMax1 primary haplotype, whole genome shotgun sequence DNA segment encodes these proteins:
- the LOC126068894 gene encoding basic proline-rich protein-like, which produces MLGGGPCGAEPYSGRGHAGRGARQRPSGRVASRVLPGLARESPQPRQSRAGAVGSAVSTRTASAQVGSGAESVCPDPGPVLPARCLPAPWLTADPDPEPCRGGPGPAPGVPAPSRGSRSRPGGPGPAPGVPALPGGPGPAPGVAAPPRGSQPRPGGPSPAPGVAAPPRGSRSSRGVPVLPGGPGPAPGVPAPPRGLQPCPVVPALPRGSQPCPVVPAPPRGSQPCSEETLCRDPNLVVGEGGREGVRALLGAGCEPCPGIRTPGVQALLWGGGQSP; this is translated from the coding sequence ATGCTCGGGGGCGGGCCGTGTGGGGCGGAGCCATACTCGGGGCGGGGCCATGCGGGGCGGGGCGCCCGGCAGCGCCCCAGTGGCCGCGTCGCGTCACGTGTCCTCCCGGGGTTGGCGCGCGAGTCTCCGCAGCCGAGGCAGAGCCGGGCGGGCGCCGTCGGGAGCGCAGTCTCCACCCGGACGGCCTCGGCGCAGGTAGGGTCGGGAGCGGAGAGCGTCTGCCCCGACCCCGGGCCGGTGCTGCCCGCCCGCTGCCTCCCCGCGCCCTGGCTCACAGCGGATCCGGACCCCGAGCCCTGCCGCGGTGGTCCCGGTCCCGCCCCGGGGGTCCCGGCCCCGTCCCGGGGGTCCCGGTCCCGCCCCGGGGGtcccggccccgccccgggggTCCCAGCCCTGCCCGGTGGTCCCGGTCCCGCCCCGGGGGTCGCAGCCCCGCCCCGGGGGTCCCAGCCCCGCCCCGGTGGCCCCAGCCCCGCCCCGGGGGTCGCAGCCCCGCCCCGGGGGTCCCGGTCCTCCCGGGGGGTCCCGGTCCTGCCCGGTGGCCCTGGCCCCGCCCCGGGGGTCCCAGCCCCACCCCGGGGGTTGCAGCCCTGCCCGGTGGTCCCAGCCCTGCCCCGGGGGTCACAGCCCTGCCCGGTGGTCCCAGCCCCGCCCCGGGGGTCCCAGCCCTGCTCCGAGGAAACCCTGTGCAGGGATCCGAATCTTgttgtgggggagggagggagggagggagtcagAGCCCTTCTGGGGGCGGGGTGCGAACCCTGCCCGGGGATCCGAACCCCGGGGGTCCAAGCCTTGCTGTGGGGAGGGGGTCAGAGTCCTTAG
- the GTPBP6 gene encoding putative GTP-binding protein 6 isoform X1 — translation MWSLRAAVRAGLRLSSRGRSGVRAAPPGQLLRLVACGPGVLGPERQGRGRWGPRSDERKARARDEEPEDADPEGEEEEEEEVLPRREPLLPAGVQRVCLLHPEVKGGARKPPATRAEWQVAEARSLVHTLDGWSVVETVVVPTKTPDSKLVFSQGNFEHLTEKIRGSPEITSVFLNVERMGPLTKKELEAAWGVQVFDRFTIALHIFRCHARTKEARLQVALAEIPLLRSNLKNDDTHLDRQHGGSRYIMGSGETFLEVQQRLLKEKEIKIKKALEKLRKKRHLLRRQRQRRELPLIAVVGYTNCGKTTLIKALTGDATMQPQDQLFATLDITAHAGSLPSRMTVLYMDTIGFLSQLPHALIESFGATLEDVAHADLIIHVRDVSHPDTELQKASVLSALHSLHLPTPLLGSVVEVHNKVDLVHGYSPTDPGSLAVSALLGWGLEELKAELEATVLRATGRQVLTLRVQLAGDQLRPLKLSKCYAETLKATKTRQPGEALSSATTAQMSWTPEDQNSTLQVLFFLPRCCHVILNHLHIYLTPLSGETVTTGGERLHAREARGG, via the exons ATGTGGTCTCTCCGGGCCGCCGTCCGCGCGGGCCTCCGGCTCTCTAGCCGCGGCCGCTCAGGTGTCAGGGCCGCGCCGCCCGGCCAGTTGCTCAGGCTCGTCGCCTGCGGCCCCGGAGTGCTGGGCCCGGAGAGGCAAGGGCGCGGACGATGGGGCCCGCGGTCGGACGAGCGGAAAGCCCGAGCCCGGGACGAGGAGCCGGAAGATGCGGACCCCGagggggaagaagaggaggaggaggaggtgctgCCGCGCAGGGAGCCTCTGCTGCCCGCGGGTGTCCAGCGCGTGTGCCTGCTCCACCCTGAGGTCAAGGGGGGCGCGCGGAAACCGCCGGCGACCCGAG CCGAGTGGCAGGTTGCGGAGGCCAGGTCGCTGGTGCACACGCTAGACGGATGGTCCGTGGTGGAGACCGTGGTGGTGCCCACCAAGACACCCGACAGCAAGCTGGTTTTCAGCCAGGGAAACTTTGAGCACCTGACAG AGAAAATCCGAGGATCTCCGGAAATCACGTCCGTCTTTCTGAATGTGGAGAGGATGGGCCCCCTCACAAAG AAGGAGCTCGAGGCGGCCTGGGGTGTGCAGGTGTTTGACCGCTTCACCATTGCGCTACACATCTTCCGTTGCCACGCCCGCACCAAGGAGGCCCGGCTGCAGGTTGCGCTGGCTGAGATCCCCCTTCTCAG GTCCAACCTGAAGAATGATGACACTCACCTGGACCGACAGCATGGGGGTTCTCGCTACATCATGGGGTCAG GAGAAACTTTTTTGGAAGTGCAGCAGCGTCTCTTAAAAGAAAAGGAGATAAAAATcaagaaggcactggagaaactCAGGAAGAAAAGACACCTCCTACGGAGGCAGCGCCAGAGACGAGAGCTCCCCCTGATCGCGGTCGTGGGCTACACAAACTGCG GGAAAACCACCCTGATCAAGGCACTGACCGGGGATGCCACCATGCAGCCTCAGGACCAGCTGTTCGCCACGCTGGACATCACGGCTCACGCGGGCTCCCTGCCCTCACGCATGACCGTGCTCTACATGGACACTATCGGCTTCCTCTCCCAGCTGCCCCATGCACTCATTGAGTCCTTTGGGGCCACTCTGGAGGACGTGGCCCATGCG GACCTGATCATCCACGTACGGGATGTCAGCCACCCCGACACGGAGCTGCAGAAAGCCAGCGTCCTGTCAGCACTGCACAGCCTGCACCTGCCCACCCCGCTGCTGGGCTCGGTGGTGGAGGTGCACAACAAGGTGGACCTGGTGCACGG GTACAGCCCCACGGACCCTGGTTCCCTGGCTGTGTCCGCCctcctggggtgggggctggaggAGCTGAAGGCGGAGCTGGAAGCCACTGTCTTGAGGGCTACAGGGAGGCAGGTCCTCACCCTCCGAGTGCAGCTGGCAGGGGATCAGCTGAG GCCCTTGAAGCTATCCAAATGCTATGCTGAAACTCTCAAAGCCACCAAAACGAGGCAGCCTGGGGAGGCTCTCTCCTCAGCAACCACAGCACAGATGAGTTGGACCCCAGAAGATCAGAACTCTACACTACaggtccttttcttccttccaagATGCTGTCATGTCATCCTTAATCATCTGCATATATATTTAACTCCTCTCAGTGGAGAAACTGTGACCACTGGTGGTGAGAGGCTCCATGCCAGGGAGGCAAGAGGAGGCTGA
- the GTPBP6 gene encoding putative GTP-binding protein 6 isoform X2, giving the protein MWSLRAAVRAGLRLSSRGRSGVRAAPPGQLLRLVACGPGVLGPERQGRGRWGPRSDERKARARDEEPEDADPEGEEEEEEEVLPRREPLLPAGVQRVCLLHPEVKGGARKPPATRAEWQVAEARSLVHTLDGWSVVETVVVPTKTPDSKLVFSQGNFEHLTEKIRGSPEITSVFLNVERMGPLTKKELEAAWGVQVFDRFTIALHIFRCHARTKEARLQVALAEIPLLRSNLKNDDTHLDRQHGGSRYIMGSGETFLEVQQRLLKEKEIKIKKALEKLRKKRHLLRRQRQRRELPLIAVVGYTNCGKTTLIKALTGDATMQPQDQLFATLDITAHAGSLPSRMTVLYMDTIGFLSQLPHALIESFGATLEDVAHADLIIHVRDVSHPDTELQKASVLSALHSLHLPTPLLGSVVEVHNKVDLVHGYSPTDPGSLAVSALLGWGLEELKAELEATVLRATGRQVLTLRVQLAGDQLSWLHREATVQAVDVIPEDGAADVTVIMTNSAYGRFRKLFPE; this is encoded by the exons ATGTGGTCTCTCCGGGCCGCCGTCCGCGCGGGCCTCCGGCTCTCTAGCCGCGGCCGCTCAGGTGTCAGGGCCGCGCCGCCCGGCCAGTTGCTCAGGCTCGTCGCCTGCGGCCCCGGAGTGCTGGGCCCGGAGAGGCAAGGGCGCGGACGATGGGGCCCGCGGTCGGACGAGCGGAAAGCCCGAGCCCGGGACGAGGAGCCGGAAGATGCGGACCCCGagggggaagaagaggaggaggaggaggtgctgCCGCGCAGGGAGCCTCTGCTGCCCGCGGGTGTCCAGCGCGTGTGCCTGCTCCACCCTGAGGTCAAGGGGGGCGCGCGGAAACCGCCGGCGACCCGAG CCGAGTGGCAGGTTGCGGAGGCCAGGTCGCTGGTGCACACGCTAGACGGATGGTCCGTGGTGGAGACCGTGGTGGTGCCCACCAAGACACCCGACAGCAAGCTGGTTTTCAGCCAGGGAAACTTTGAGCACCTGACAG AGAAAATCCGAGGATCTCCGGAAATCACGTCCGTCTTTCTGAATGTGGAGAGGATGGGCCCCCTCACAAAG AAGGAGCTCGAGGCGGCCTGGGGTGTGCAGGTGTTTGACCGCTTCACCATTGCGCTACACATCTTCCGTTGCCACGCCCGCACCAAGGAGGCCCGGCTGCAGGTTGCGCTGGCTGAGATCCCCCTTCTCAG GTCCAACCTGAAGAATGATGACACTCACCTGGACCGACAGCATGGGGGTTCTCGCTACATCATGGGGTCAG GAGAAACTTTTTTGGAAGTGCAGCAGCGTCTCTTAAAAGAAAAGGAGATAAAAATcaagaaggcactggagaaactCAGGAAGAAAAGACACCTCCTACGGAGGCAGCGCCAGAGACGAGAGCTCCCCCTGATCGCGGTCGTGGGCTACACAAACTGCG GGAAAACCACCCTGATCAAGGCACTGACCGGGGATGCCACCATGCAGCCTCAGGACCAGCTGTTCGCCACGCTGGACATCACGGCTCACGCGGGCTCCCTGCCCTCACGCATGACCGTGCTCTACATGGACACTATCGGCTTCCTCTCCCAGCTGCCCCATGCACTCATTGAGTCCTTTGGGGCCACTCTGGAGGACGTGGCCCATGCG GACCTGATCATCCACGTACGGGATGTCAGCCACCCCGACACGGAGCTGCAGAAAGCCAGCGTCCTGTCAGCACTGCACAGCCTGCACCTGCCCACCCCGCTGCTGGGCTCGGTGGTGGAGGTGCACAACAAGGTGGACCTGGTGCACGG GTACAGCCCCACGGACCCTGGTTCCCTGGCTGTGTCCGCCctcctggggtgggggctggaggAGCTGAAGGCGGAGCTGGAAGCCACTGTCTTGAGGGCTACAGGGAGGCAGGTCCTCACCCTCCGAGTGCAGCTGGCAGGGGATCAGCTGAG CTGGTTGCACCGGGAGGCCACCGTGCAGGCTGTGGACGTGATCCCCGAGGATGGGGCGGCTGACGTGACCGTCATCATGACCAACAGTGCCTATGGAAGATTCCGGAAGCTTTTTCCAGAATAA
- the PLCXD1 gene encoding PI-PLC X domain-containing protein 1 isoform X2 — MGRQVSTSGRFQTRCCTNANWMSELCPGLWDVPLHHLSIPGSHDTMTYCLNKKSPISHREPKLLQLLSKVLPCVTRPVILKWSVTQVLNITEQLDAGVRYLDLRVAHMAGGPEKNLHFVHMVYTTALVEDTLTEISEWLEKHPREVVILACRNFEGMTEDLHEYLVTCIKNIFGHVLCPRGVVISYEDEGSVSRHGELWLGIPYWWGNKVKTGDLIRYLELMKSVGRPDKLFVAGINLTENLGYVLVHPSQSLKTMTLPSLPYLGAWVREQCPGPSSCCTNIIAGDFIGADDFVSNVIRLNDKLLRC; from the exons ATGGGCCGGCAGGTGAGCACTTCCGGCAGGTTCCAGACTCGGTGCTGCACCAATGCTAACTGGATGTCAGAGCTGTGTCCTGGGCTCTGGGATGTGCCCCTGCACCACCTCTCCATCCCAG GGAGCCACGACACCATGACCTATTGCTTGAACAAGAAGTCCCCGATTTCCCACAGGGAGCCCAAACTGCTGCAGCTCCTGAGCAAGGTGCTGCCCTGCGTCACCCGCCCCGTGATCCTCAAGTGGTCGGTCACACAG GTTCTGAACATCACGGAGCAGCTGGACGCGGGGGTCCGGTACCTGGACCTGCGGGTGGCGCACATGGCGGGGGGCCCTGAGAAGAACCTGCACTTTGTGCACATGGTGTACACGACGGCGCTGGTGGAG GACACACTGACCGAGATCTCTGAGTGGCTGGAGAAGCACCCCCGGGAGGTAGTCATCCTGGCCTGCAGGAACTTTGAGGGGATGACGGAGGATCTGCACGAGTACCTGGTCACCTGCATCAAGAACATCTTCGGGCACGTGCTGTGCCCCCGCGGG GTCGTCATCTCCTATGAGGATGAGGGCTCGGTGAGCAGACACGGGGAGCTGTGGCTGGGCATCCCGTACTGGTGGGGGAACAAGGTGAAGACGGGCGACCTCATTCGCTACCTGGAGCTCATGAAAAGCGTCGGGCGCCCAG ACAAACTGTTTGTGGCCGGCATCAATCTCACCGAGAACCTGGGATATGTGCTCGTGCACCCATCACAGTCCCTGAAGACCATGACGTTGCCCAGCCTCCCGTACCTGGGTGCCTGGGTCCGAGAGCAGTGTCCAGGGCCCAGCTCCTGCTGCACCAACATCATCGCCGGCGACTTCATTGGTGCAGACGATTTCGTCAGCAACGTCATACGGCTCAATGACAAGCTGCTGAGGTGCTGA
- the PLCXD1 gene encoding PI-PLC X domain-containing protein 1 isoform X1 — translation MGRQVSTSGRFQTRCCTNANWMSELCPGLWDVPLHHLSIPGSHDTMTYCLNKKSPISHREPKLLQLLSKVLPCVTRPVILKWSVTQVLNITEQLDAGVRYLDLRVAHMAGGPEKNLHFVHMVYTTALVEDTLTEISEWLEKHPREVVILACRNFEGMTEDLHEYLVTCIKNIFGHVLCPRGEVPTLRQLWARGHQVVISYEDEGSVSRHGELWLGIPYWWGNKVKTGDLIRYLELMKSVGRPDKLFVAGINLTENLGYVLVHPSQSLKTMTLPSLPYLGAWVREQCPGPSSCCTNIIAGDFIGADDFVSNVIRLNDKLLRC, via the exons ATGGGCCGGCAGGTGAGCACTTCCGGCAGGTTCCAGACTCGGTGCTGCACCAATGCTAACTGGATGTCAGAGCTGTGTCCTGGGCTCTGGGATGTGCCCCTGCACCACCTCTCCATCCCAG GGAGCCACGACACCATGACCTATTGCTTGAACAAGAAGTCCCCGATTTCCCACAGGGAGCCCAAACTGCTGCAGCTCCTGAGCAAGGTGCTGCCCTGCGTCACCCGCCCCGTGATCCTCAAGTGGTCGGTCACACAG GTTCTGAACATCACGGAGCAGCTGGACGCGGGGGTCCGGTACCTGGACCTGCGGGTGGCGCACATGGCGGGGGGCCCTGAGAAGAACCTGCACTTTGTGCACATGGTGTACACGACGGCGCTGGTGGAG GACACACTGACCGAGATCTCTGAGTGGCTGGAGAAGCACCCCCGGGAGGTAGTCATCCTGGCCTGCAGGAACTTTGAGGGGATGACGGAGGATCTGCACGAGTACCTGGTCACCTGCATCAAGAACATCTTCGGGCACGTGCTGTGCCCCCGCGGG GAGGTGCCCACCCTGAGGCAGCTGTGGGCGCGCGGCCACCAGGTCGTCATCTCCTATGAGGATGAGGGCTCGGTGAGCAGACACGGGGAGCTGTGGCTGGGCATCCCGTACTGGTGGGGGAACAAGGTGAAGACGGGCGACCTCATTCGCTACCTGGAGCTCATGAAAAGCGTCGGGCGCCCAG ACAAACTGTTTGTGGCCGGCATCAATCTCACCGAGAACCTGGGATATGTGCTCGTGCACCCATCACAGTCCCTGAAGACCATGACGTTGCCCAGCCTCCCGTACCTGGGTGCCTGGGTCCGAGAGCAGTGTCCAGGGCCCAGCTCCTGCTGCACCAACATCATCGCCGGCGACTTCATTGGTGCAGACGATTTCGTCAGCAACGTCATACGGCTCAATGACAAGCTGCTGAGGTGCTGA
- the PLCXD1 gene encoding PI-PLC X domain-containing protein 1 isoform X3, with the protein MLTGCQSCVLGSGMCPCTTSPSQVLNITEQLDAGVRYLDLRVAHMAGGPEKNLHFVHMVYTTALVEDTLTEISEWLEKHPREVVILACRNFEGMTEDLHEYLVTCIKNIFGHVLCPRGEVPTLRQLWARGHQVVISYEDEGSVSRHGELWLGIPYWWGNKVKTGDLIRYLELMKSVGRPDKLFVAGINLTENLGYVLVHPSQSLKTMTLPSLPYLGAWVREQCPGPSSCCTNIIAGDFIGADDFVSNVIRLNDKLLRC; encoded by the exons ATGCTAACTGGATGTCAGAGCTGTGTCCTGGGCTCTGGGATGTGCCCCTGCACCACCTCTCCATCCCAG GTTCTGAACATCACGGAGCAGCTGGACGCGGGGGTCCGGTACCTGGACCTGCGGGTGGCGCACATGGCGGGGGGCCCTGAGAAGAACCTGCACTTTGTGCACATGGTGTACACGACGGCGCTGGTGGAG GACACACTGACCGAGATCTCTGAGTGGCTGGAGAAGCACCCCCGGGAGGTAGTCATCCTGGCCTGCAGGAACTTTGAGGGGATGACGGAGGATCTGCACGAGTACCTGGTCACCTGCATCAAGAACATCTTCGGGCACGTGCTGTGCCCCCGCGGG GAGGTGCCCACCCTGAGGCAGCTGTGGGCGCGCGGCCACCAGGTCGTCATCTCCTATGAGGATGAGGGCTCGGTGAGCAGACACGGGGAGCTGTGGCTGGGCATCCCGTACTGGTGGGGGAACAAGGTGAAGACGGGCGACCTCATTCGCTACCTGGAGCTCATGAAAAGCGTCGGGCGCCCAG ACAAACTGTTTGTGGCCGGCATCAATCTCACCGAGAACCTGGGATATGTGCTCGTGCACCCATCACAGTCCCTGAAGACCATGACGTTGCCCAGCCTCCCGTACCTGGGTGCCTGGGTCCGAGAGCAGTGTCCAGGGCCCAGCTCCTGCTGCACCAACATCATCGCCGGCGACTTCATTGGTGCAGACGATTTCGTCAGCAACGTCATACGGCTCAATGACAAGCTGCTGAGGTGCTGA